A section of the Flavobacterium ardleyense genome encodes:
- the rpsN gene encoding 30S ribosomal protein S14 produces the protein MAKESMKARERKRERTVEKYAEKRKALKEAGDFVGLQKLPKNASPVRLHNRCNLTGRPRGYMRQFGLSRVTFREMASNGLIPGVKKASW, from the coding sequence ATGGCTAAAGAATCAATGAAAGCCCGTGAGCGCAAAAGAGAAAGAACGGTAGAAAAGTATGCTGAGAAAAGAAAAGCTTTGAAAGAAGCTGGAGATTTCGTAGGTTTGCAAAAATTACCGAAAAACGCTTCACCTGTTCGTCTGCACAATCGTTGCAATTTAACTGGTAGACCAAGAGGGTATATGCGTCAGTTTGGTCTATCACGTGTTACATTTCGTGAGATGGCAAGTAACGGTTTAATCCCTGGCGTTAAGAAAGCTAGTTGGTAG
- the rplE gene encoding 50S ribosomal protein L5, with product MAYTPRLKEEYKNRVISALKEEFGYTNVMQVPKLTKIVLSKGVGAAVSDKKLIDYAVDELAKITGQKAVATISKKDVASFKLRKGMPIGAMVTLRGERMYEFLDRLVTSALPRVRDFSGIKANGFDGRGNYNLGVLEQIIFPEIDIDKVNKITGMDITFVTTAATDKEAKSLLTELGLPFKKN from the coding sequence ATGGCTTATACACCTAGACTAAAAGAGGAATACAAGAACAGAGTAATCTCTGCTCTTAAAGAGGAATTCGGATACACAAACGTAATGCAAGTTCCAAAACTTACAAAAATCGTTTTGAGTAAAGGAGTTGGTGCAGCAGTATCAGATAAGAAATTAATTGATTATGCTGTAGATGAATTGGCAAAAATCACTGGACAAAAAGCAGTTGCTACAATCTCTAAGAAAGACGTTGCGTCTTTCAAATTGAGAAAGGGTATGCCAATTGGAGCGATGGTAACATTGCGCGGTGAAAGAATGTACGAGTTTTTAGATAGACTTGTTACTTCAGCTTTACCACGAGTTAGAGACTTTAGCGGAATTAAAGCGAATGGTTTTGACGGTAGAGGAAATTATAACTTAGGTGTTCTAGAACAAATTATCTTCCCAGAAATTGACATTGATAAAGTGAATAAAATTACTGGAATGGATATTACGTTTGTAACGACTGCAGCTACTGATAAAGAAGCTAAATCATTGCTTACTGAACTAGGATTACCTTTTAAAAAGAACTAA